The Caldivirga sp. genome has a segment encoding these proteins:
- a CDS encoding AbrB/MazE/SpoVT family DNA-binding domain-containing protein: MRRRGAVGFLVTTLPYRVKVYSNFQVLIPASLVRALDIVNLRYVNITFRFKDATGTIEGARLLRTRHTDSRQFTIPKELRERYGIRPGDYIEIISIKPL, from the coding sequence ATGCGTAGGAGGGGTGCCGTGGGGTTCCTGGTTACCACATTACCGTACAGGGTTAAGGTGTATTCGAATTTTCAGGTTCTAATCCCAGCTAGCCTAGTTAGGGCTCTTGATATAGTTAACTTAAGGTACGTTAACATTACGTTTAGGTTTAAGGACGCCACTGGGACTATTGAAGGCGCTAGGTTACTTAGAACTAGGCATACTGACTCAAGGCAATTCACAATACCTAAGGAGCTTAGGGAAAGGTATGGCATAAGGCCTGGGGATTACATTGAGATAATATCCATTAAACCCCTTTAA
- a CDS encoding TIGR04053 family radical SAM/SPASM domain-containing protein — translation MIIRVQCWALSMPLDYSQRPLLVFWETTKACPLSCRHCRANAILKPLPGELTTDEGKRLIEQLTGFGKPTPVLILTGGDPLMRGDIFELIDYAKSLNVPVAVSPTVSERLLDDDVVGELRGVSSVSVSLDGASPITHDYIRNKDGVFELTLKAISRLLKAGVKVQVNTTFMKLNVHELPLIVKVLKDLNVYTWEVFFLIHVGRGTELEALTPEETEDVVNVLYDVSKYGFTVRTVEAPFFRRIILHRYAFESNEINLKPTSGPLYTQLYEGLVKVMGSEPPKLVKKPTVARTRDGDGIIFVAYNGDVSPSGFLPIKLGNVKEGDLVKIYRENPILLRIRRGEYGGRCGSCEFRFICGGSRARAYAEYGDPLAEDPACIYKPGSIKLPESALSP, via the coding sequence ATGATTATACGCGTTCAGTGCTGGGCATTAAGCATGCCGTTGGATTATTCCCAAAGGCCCCTCCTAGTGTTCTGGGAGACCACTAAGGCGTGTCCATTAAGCTGCAGGCACTGTAGGGCTAATGCAATATTAAAGCCCCTGCCTGGTGAGTTAACCACTGATGAGGGTAAGAGGCTTATTGAACAATTAACAGGCTTCGGTAAGCCAACCCCAGTATTAATATTGACTGGCGGTGACCCATTAATGAGGGGGGACATTTTTGAGTTAATTGACTACGCTAAGTCATTAAACGTGCCGGTTGCCGTATCACCAACAGTCTCAGAGAGGCTGCTTGACGATGACGTGGTAGGGGAGTTAAGGGGCGTGAGCTCAGTTTCAGTGAGCCTTGATGGCGCATCACCGATTACTCACGACTACATTAGGAATAAGGATGGGGTTTTTGAATTAACGTTGAAGGCAATATCAAGGCTACTTAAGGCTGGGGTTAAGGTTCAAGTTAACACAACGTTCATGAAGCTTAACGTGCATGAATTACCGTTAATAGTTAAGGTGCTTAAGGACCTTAACGTCTACACCTGGGAAGTATTCTTCCTAATACACGTGGGTAGGGGTACTGAACTTGAGGCATTAACACCTGAGGAAACGGAGGACGTAGTTAACGTACTCTACGACGTATCGAAGTACGGCTTCACAGTAAGGACCGTTGAAGCCCCATTCTTTAGGAGGATTATACTACATAGGTACGCCTTTGAAAGTAATGAAATTAACCTGAAGCCAACCAGCGGCCCATTATACACTCAACTATACGAAGGCTTAGTTAAAGTAATGGGGAGTGAGCCACCTAAGCTGGTTAAGAAGCCTACTGTTGCAAGGACTAGGGATGGGGATGGGATAATATTCGTGGCTTACAACGGTGACGTGTCACCAAGCGGCTTCCTACCGATTAAACTAGGTAACGTTAAGGAGGGGGATTTAGTTAAGATATATAGGGAGAACCCAATACTGTTAAGGATAAGGAGGGGGGAGTATGGGGGTAGGTGTGGTTCATGTGAATTCCGCTTCATATGCGGGGGCTCTAGGGCTAGGGCGTATGCGGAGTACGGGGACCCATTAGCCGAGGACCCCGCTTGCATTTACAAGCCTGGTTCAATTAAACTCCCGGAGTCAGCACTAAGCCCTTAA
- a CDS encoding uroporphyrinogen-III synthase, with the protein MQEPIIVIRAKGEEGIRGEGVIEVPVLKPIPDNDALRRLRELCSRKWDIVVFMSTVAVEYTYSVVKDPCWVKCMAVGPSTAAAVRSLFNSECVTPSEYSSLGLLNLLRGFNGSILVIRSMEYGNSQFSELGGIVTEIGLYRLSAINDELSKLKALINEKEESGSPYALVITSPRVAREVGSILVNLRQALIIAIGPTTSRELSRLNIPHRVSRVYTIDGAINEAKLALNKD; encoded by the coding sequence ATGCAGGAACCAATAATAGTGATTAGGGCTAAGGGTGAGGAGGGCATTAGGGGGGAGGGTGTTATTGAGGTTCCTGTGCTTAAGCCCATTCCCGATAACGACGCATTAAGGAGGTTAAGGGAATTATGCTCAAGAAAATGGGACATCGTAGTCTTCATGAGTACAGTGGCCGTTGAGTACACTTACAGTGTTGTTAAGGATCCATGCTGGGTTAAATGCATGGCGGTCGGCCCATCCACTGCTGCAGCAGTGAGGAGCCTATTCAATAGTGAATGCGTGACGCCAAGCGAGTACTCAAGCCTAGGCCTACTGAACCTACTCAGGGGCTTTAATGGGAGCATACTGGTGATTAGGTCAATGGAGTACGGTAATAGTCAATTCAGTGAACTGGGTGGTATCGTTACTGAGATTGGATTATATAGGCTTAGCGCCATTAATGATGAGTTAAGTAAACTTAAAGCCCTGATTAATGAAAAGGAGGAGTCGGGATCCCCCTACGCCCTAGTTATCACAAGCCCAAGGGTCGCACGTGAAGTCGGCAGCATCCTGGTTAATTTAAGGCAAGCCTTAATTATCGCAATAGGCCCCACCACATCTAGGGAGTTGAGTAGGCTTAACATACCTCATAGGGTTTCTAGGGTTTACACAATAGATGGGGCCATTAATGAGGCTAAGCTCGCATTAAATAAGGATTAA
- a CDS encoding ATPase: MLKSVCTNGYLINMNRWVAVALMILMSTLPVLNAQATNQSYNYLGAGLAFGLAAGGAGIGMGIAGAAIASASIEKRDLLIFFLVLAFVETIALYGFVALILLR; this comes from the coding sequence ATGCTTAAAAGCGTATGCACTAACGGCTATTTGATCAACATGAATAGGTGGGTTGCAGTAGCACTAATGATCTTAATGTCAACGTTACCGGTGTTGAACGCGCAGGCCACGAATCAATCATACAATTACCTAGGGGCAGGGTTAGCTTTTGGCTTAGCGGCAGGTGGTGCAGGGATTGGTATGGGTATTGCCGGGGCTGCTATAGCTTCAGCGTCTATTGAGAAGAGGGACCTCTTAATATTCTTCCTGGTGCTTGCCTTCGTGGAGACCATAGCCCTCTACGGCTTTGTGGCTCTAATACTGCTTAGGTAA
- a CDS encoding YkgJ family cysteine cluster protein: MVNYVQPKVRFKCTLCGECCRRYWITVTLDDLAAILVNSKLKPSSVTALYNANVAGDWQAPRIRLRDGQYYLVLRKRIDGSCIFNEWRGGEMVCSINEYKPLTCRFYPFIYHWSGDTLYFELYDKAIGYCPGVGNGPIVDLAKEAEYAVKSRAAKDRFRAFVNHWNSMVNEGAVKGDAGTFMNYLDCAVEAMVNPQGQCLSEFRLRELLTEWGVNEA; this comes from the coding sequence ATGGTAAACTACGTACAGCCTAAGGTAAGGTTCAAATGCACGCTCTGCGGTGAATGCTGCAGGAGGTATTGGATAACCGTGACTCTAGATGACTTGGCTGCAATACTGGTTAACAGTAAGCTTAAGCCAAGTAGCGTAACAGCCCTCTACAATGCTAATGTTGCTGGGGACTGGCAGGCGCCGAGGATAAGGCTTAGGGATGGGCAGTATTACCTTGTCCTCAGGAAGAGGATTGACGGCTCATGCATCTTCAACGAATGGAGGGGTGGTGAAATGGTATGCTCAATAAACGAGTACAAGCCCCTCACCTGCAGGTTCTACCCCTTCATATACCATTGGAGCGGGGACACACTGTACTTTGAACTATACGATAAGGCAATAGGCTACTGCCCAGGGGTTGGTAATGGCCCCATTGTTGACTTAGCCAAGGAGGCTGAGTACGCTGTTAAGTCTAGGGCTGCTAAGGATAGGTTCAGGGCCTTTGTTAACCACTGGAATAGTATGGTTAATGAGGGTGCGGTTAAGGGTGACGCGGGAACCTTCATGAATTACCTAGACTGCGCAGTTGAGGCTATGGTTAATCCCCAGGGCCAGTGCCTTAGTGAATTCAGGTTGAGGGAATTATTGACTGAGTGGGGGGTTAATGAGGCCTAG